Proteins encoded by one window of Aspergillus puulaauensis MK2 DNA, chromosome 4, nearly complete sequence:
- the gmdA gene encoding putative general amidase GmdA (COG:I,J,T;~EggNog:ENOG410PFMP;~InterPro:IPR023631,IPR036928,IPR020556;~PFAM:PF01425) — translation MTSTHWKPLADAKRQSILDAIPFKWRIQESIPTATELRNVTGAYIQKFLTTREIEITELDAYGIADRTTTGEWSAVEVTEAFCHRAALAHQLVNCLHEIFFDAAIEDAKRLDAYFAEHKKPIGPLHGVPVSLKDQFHVKDVETTMGYVGWAGTFQGLKDDPRNRVFESELVRELRALGAVLYCKTSVPATLMCGETVNNIIDYTTNPNNRLLSSGGSSGGEGALIALKGSPGGFGTDIGGSIRAPAAFNGLYGIRPSSGRIPYEGAANSMDGQNTILSVVGPLAGTARSLQLFFKAVLEQQPWLYDPLVLELPWRSGIELDTRRLVEQSAKEPSKLAFAIMKDTGVAKPHPPIARALQIVEQTLKRLGHTVIEWTPPSHITADELAGAAYSMDGGADAEYHLGLAGEKPAPQVILHTGLSQKTALEVAGINVAKREYQKQYMDYWNSTSQATGTGRPVDAVICPVAPHAAVIPTRYDYVGYTSFLNLLDYTSVAIPVTHADKRVDVAQPREFLSEVDEKLYNGYDADVYDGAPAGVQLFGRRLQEEKMLVLAEYVGAAVKA, via the exons ATGACGAGCACGCACTGGAAACCTCTGGCAGACGCTAAGCGCCAGTCGATTCTCGATGCAATTCCTTTTAAATGGAGGATCCAGGAGTCGATTCCCACTGCTACAGAGCTGCGCAACGTGACAGGAGCGTATATCCAGAAATTCCTGACCACCCGAGAAATCGAGATTACGGAACTCGACGCGTATGGTATCGCTGACAGAACGACTACCGGGGAATGGTCGGCTGTTGAAGTGACTGAGGCGTTTTGTCATCGGGCAGCCCTCGCTCACCAGCTT GTGAATTGTCTTCACGAAATATTCTTCGACGCTGCTATCGAGGATGCAAAGCGGCTCGATGCCTACTTCGCAGAACACAAAAAGCCTATTGGGCCTCTGCATGGCGTCCCAGTTAGTCTGAAGGACCAGTTCCACGTGAAAGATGTAGAAACCACAATGGGATATGTCGGCTGGGCTGGCACATTCCAGGGTCTAAAAGACGACCCTAGGAATCGAGTATTCGAAAGCGAACTTGTCCGTGAACTTCGCGCCCTTGGGGCAGTCTTATACTGCAAGACCAGCGTCCCCGCGACGCTGATGTGCGGAGAAACAGTCAACAATATTATTGATTACACAACAAACCCAAATAACAGGCTTCTCTCGAGCGGAGGTAGTTCAGGCGGCGAGGGAGCACTCATCGCCCTCAAGGGATCGCCAGGCGGATTTGGCACTGACATTGGTGGGAGTATCCGCGCCCCTGCTGCGTTCAACGGGCTGTATGGGATTCGACCTTCTTCAGGGCGTATACCGTACGAAGGCGCCGCCAATTCGATGGATGGCCAGAACACCATATTATCGGTTGTTGGGCCGCTTGCTGGTACAGCGCGCTCGCTGCAGCTCTTTTTCAAGGCCGTTCTCGAACAACAGCCGTGGCTTTATGATCCGCTCGTGCTCGAGCTACCTTGGAGGAGTGGAATTGAACTGGATACGCGGCGATTAGTGGAGCAGTCTGCGAAAGAGCCTTCCAAGCTTGCGTTTGCGATAATGAAGGATACTGGGGTTGCTAAGCCTCATCCTCCAATTGCGAGAGCTTTACAGATTGTGGAACAGACGTTGAAGCGACTTGGTCACACG GTCATCGAATGGACCCCTCCTTCGCATATAACCGCCGATGAGCTTGCA GGCGCCGCTTATAGTATGGACGGGGGCGCAGATGCCGAATATCACCTCGGCCTCGCTGGGGAAAAACCCGCACCGCAGGTTATACTGCATACTGGACTCTCCCAAAAGACAGCGCTAGAGGTTGCCGGAATCAACGTCGCAAAGCGCGAGTACCAGAAACAGTACATGGATTACTGGAACTCCACATCTCAAGCCACTGGTACAGGGAGGCCAGTTGATGCCGTAATTTGCCCCGTTGCGCCTCATGCTGCTGTGATACCGACTCGCTATGACTATGTTGGGTATACCTCGTTTCTCAACCTGCTGGACTACACCAGTGTAGCGATCCCGGTCACGCATGCGGATAAGAGAGTTGATGTAGCGCAGCCCCGGGAGTTCTTGAGTGAAGTCGACGAGAAGCTGTACAATGGCT ACGATGCGGATGTGTATGACGGGGCGCCGGCCGGGGTCCAGCTGTTCGGGCGGCGACTacaggaagagaagatgctTGTGTTGGCAGAGTATGTTGGAGCCGCTGTCAAGGCATGA
- the alkB gene encoding oxidoreductase, 2OG-Fe(II) oxygenase family (COG:A;~EggNog:ENOG410PN0E;~InterPro:IPR027450,IPR004574,IPR037151,IPR005123;~PFAM:PF13532;~go_function: GO:0016491 - oxidoreductase activity [Evidence IEA];~go_process: GO:0055114 - oxidation-reduction process [Evidence IEA]) has protein sequence MARITNLNAHEAPPESVRLRYKQYQKTSLSEIDADASIVDLQSLDPDDLPSSMTLVRRISTEDLQPAFDRLATAHGRTEEQLQRSIPVFTHKSVAGLLMVPSLFPPAVQIDLLNRLFHRDLSNSAHKTNLHLHYDVTYPVQSDGITEYHHTTIFGNETLSDQAMSFFEDDRTRTLSPKDPEVHKPLTVQSVLNKKLRWATLGEQYDWTAKIYPAERPPAFPEDIARLLRAAFPETEPEAAILNLYSPGNTLSPHRDVSEECDAGLISVSFGCDGLFLISHGDSTGCEIIRLRSGDAVYMDGTSRFAWHAVPKIVPETCPSWLENWPCTPGDEEAASRFKVWKGWMSSKRVNLNVRQMKGGQT, from the exons ATGGCCCGTATAACCAACCTCAATGCCCACGAGGCACCACCGGAATCGGTGCGGCTGCGCTACAAGCAATATCAGAAAACTTCTCTGTCTGAAATTGACGCCGATGCGAGCATTGTTGACTTGCAATCTTTGGATCCGGACGATCTTCCCAGCAGTATGACACTTGTGCGGAGGATATCTACCGAAGACCTTCAACCAGCCTTTGACAGACTCGCGACTGCACACGGACGGACTGAAGAACAACTCCAGCGAAGCATTCCTGTATTTACTCATAAATCCGTTGCTG GTCTTCTCATGGTCCCGTCGTTGTTCCCACCAGCAGTTCAAATAGATCTGCTTAACCGTTTGTTCCACCGGGACCTCTCGAATAGCGCGCACAAAAcgaatctccatctccattaCGATGTCACCTACCCTGTACAATCAGACGGTATTACTGAATATCACCATACGACTATCTTTGGCAACGAAACTTTGAGCGACCAAGCGATGTCCTTCTTTGAGGACGACCGAACACGAACACTATCACCCAAGGACCCAGAGGTACACAAACCCCTCACTGTACAAAGCGTATTGAACAAGAAACTCCGCTGGGCCACTCTCGGTGAGCAGTACGATTGGACTGCCAAGATTTACCCAGCGGAGCGCCCTCCGGCCTTCCCTGAAGACATTGCTCGGCTTCTGCGAGCGGCCTTCCCAGAAACAGAACCCGAAGCCGCCATCTTGAATCTGTATTCTCCAGGAAATACCCTAAGCCCTCACCGCGACGTCAGCGAGGAATGCGACGCCGGCCTTATCAGTGTTAGTTTCGGTTGCGACGGCCTTTTCCTCATCAGCCATGGCGACAGCACGGGGTGCGAGATTATCCGGCTTCGTTCTGGGGATGCGGTGTATATGGATGGGACTTCCCGCTTCGCTTGGCATGCTGTGCCCAAGATTGTGCCTGAAACCTGCCCATCGTGGCTAGAAAACTGGCCTTGCACCCcgggtgacgaggaggctgcgTCCCGTTTCAAGGTCTGGAAAGGCTGGATGTCGAGTAAGCGAGTAAATCTGAATGTCCGACAGATGAAGGGTGGCCAAACTTAG
- a CDS encoding uncharacterized protein (COG:O;~EggNog:ENOG410PSX8;~InterPro:IPR001384,IPR024079;~MEROPS:MER0001399;~PFAM:PF02102,PF14521;~SECRETED:SignalP(1-18);~go_function: GO:0004222 - metalloendopeptidase activity [Evidence IEA];~go_function: GO:0008237 - metallopeptidase activity [Evidence IEA];~go_process: GO:0006508 - proteolysis [Evidence IEA]) produces MALFLFFYLLAVITLASGKPILIPRQAQEATQGVAQPSFDVTIESLGNTTVKAEITNLGSEGIRLSQRGGILDHVPTKKVIVQGGDSDPTFIGAHVEYILAHLTDDGFVEVAPNKTVASIFDIADLYDLTPGQEYTAVAKGALEYTTLGNKNKFIPAKYTSNNISFTAPADLTRRMEQRSVLECSDENKAAVQEAITRAAKMATAAAKDARTGSALFQKFFKTTSESDIEKVAGRLEAIAKEATTTGQLTYYCEPTADDYCSSNVAAMTYPSLNKVVNCPAYYTSTRESNYCGYLDQAAITLHEYSHASALYSPGTEDVGYGWDSVLSFNTQDSINNADNFAYYASAVYLQCAADDSVSIGTALSVDLGISIGGDSGDSGDTTATTTTVEPTNTPEPTPTGTTETGGDTGGDDGGDDGGDDGGDTGTGTGTGTGTGTGSNWPWGGDGGDGTGTGTGTETGTGTGTGTGDWGNWGTWGWGSGSGSNSGSGSGSASDWTNNAAPSSTPTTAPVTTTTGEDLWNLQDLVDWLWNQYGSGGGQTQGQGNAQVQGQTQTQDQGGNSNSNSNSNSNSNPETTTNVETATTTQVAQAEEDCDEQVEEPTQTQSKGGNSDSNSNPNPVTTAIVETATITQVVQAEEDCDEQ; encoded by the exons ATGGcactctttcttttcttttatctGCTGGCAGTTATAACCTTGGCTTCTGGAAAGCCGATTTTGATCCCGAGGCAGGCCCAGGAAGCAACACAGGGTGTTGCTCAACCCTCTTTTGACGTTACGATAGAGTCTCTTGGAAACACGACGGTCAAGGCAGAGATCACAAACCTAGGCTCGGAGGGCATTCGGCTCTCTCAAAGAGGTGGTATCCTTGACCATGTCCCAACAAAGAAGGTCATTGTTCAGGGCGGCG ACTCAGATCCAACATTCATCGGAGCTCATGTCGAATACATTCTCGCCCACTTGACTGACGATGGCTTTGTCGAAGTGGCACCTAACAAGACAGTCGCGTCCATTTTCGACATCGCTGACCTCTACGATCTTACCCCGGGCCAGGAATACACAGCCGTGGCCAAGGGAGCTCTTGAATACACTACTCTAGGGAACAAGAACAAATTTATTCCCGCCAAATATACATCCAACAACATTTCGTTCACCGCGCCGGCCGACCTCACCCGTCGCATGGAGCAACGCTCTGTACTTGAATGTTCGGACGAGAACAAAGCAGCAGTACAAGAAGCCATCACCCGAGCTGCTAAAATGGCCACCGCGGCCGCCAAAGACGCACGCACAGGCAGCGCCCTCTTTCAAAAGTTCTTCAAAACTACCTCTGAATCTGATATCGAGAAAGTCGCTGGTCGATTGGAAGCTATTGCCAAGGAAGCAACAACGACAGGCCAGCTCACTTACTACTGTGAACCTACTGCGGACGACTACTGTTCCTCAAACGTTGCGGCCATGACCTATCCTTCCCTTAACAAGGTCGTCAACTGCCCCGCCTACtacaccagcaccagagaATCCAACTACTGTGGATACCTCGACCAAGCTGCTATTACCCTTCACGAGTACTCGCACGCGAGTGCGCTGTACAGCCCCGGAACCGAAGATGTCGGTTATGGCTGGGACAGTGTCCTCTCTTTTAACACGCAAGATTCAATAAACAACGCTGATAACTTTGCTTACTATGCTTCCG CTGTCTATCTTCAGTGTGCCGCCGATGACTCTGTTAGTATCGGGACCGCGCTCAGCGTTGATCTTGGCATCAGCATTGGAGGTGACTCGGGTGACTCGGGCGACACCACGgcaacaacgacaacggTAGAGCCCACAAATACCCCTGAACCCACCCCTACGGGTACAACAGAAACGGGCGGTGATactggcggcgatgatggcggcgatgatggtggcgatgatggcggcgatactggcactggcactggcactggtacTGGTACAGGCACCGGTTCAAACTGGCCCTGgggtggcgacggcggcgacggTACTggcaccggcaccggcactgaaacaggaacaggaacaggaacaggaaccgGCGACTGGGGCAATTGGGGCacctggggctggggttCGGGCTCGGGTTCGAACTCAGGTTCAGGGTCGGGCTCAGCGTCTGACTGGACCAACAATGCCGCACCTAGCTCAACGCCAACTACGGCACCCGTCACGACGACAACGGGCGAAGATTTGTGGAACCTGCAGGATCTGGTAGACTGGCTTTGGAACCAGTATGGCAGCGGAGGGGGACAGACCCAGGGGCAGGGCAATGCACAAGTGCAGGGACAAACGCAAACTCAGGACCAGGGAGGGAATTCAAATTCAAAttcgaactcgaactcgaactcgaaTCCAGAGACTACAACCAATGTCGAGACGGCCACGACT